Below is a window of Enterococcus gilvus ATCC BAA-350 DNA.
CCAAAATACTGTTGCGCTCGACAGCTAAAATCAGCCCAAGAGGAGAAGATAATAAGCGGCCTGCTGTTGCTTTGCCATCGCGGGCGGCCAAGATCCCGCTGCCAATATCACGGCTTTCGACGAGTTTGATCGCCAGCGCCAAGCAGATCACGCCAAAGGCCAATGTCAGGATGACCGGCAGCCAATGATTCTCGCTATAGATCGCTGTTTTTTGAATCCAACCGACAGGTGACAGCCAGGTCCAATCAGGATTCGTCACATCTGTCATCATACGGAGGAGATAGAAGAAGCCGTACAAGCCATAACTCATGAAGCTGGCACTGCGGGAATCATTCGCTAGCTGGGCCATCAGAAGACTGATGAAGCCAAACATGATCCCAATACTGGCGAGACTAGCCCCCATCAGGAGATCCCCCTCCAGCGTCGCGCCATTCAAATCAGCAGCGATCAAGCTCCCCGTATATAAGATTCCCATCAGCCCATTGATCAGCAAAATCTCCCAGACAGTTGCATAGATCGGTGCCAAGCGTCCAACGGTACGGGAGCGGACCATTTCCAATAGTCCTGAGTCCTCCTCCGCCCGAGTGTTGGAGATTGCCAGTGAAATCGTCATAAACACCATGAACATTCCCATAAAGACCAGCATCTCTGAGGCGAACACATTGGCCGTCGTATAAGGCTTCGTTGCGGAAAATTCACCAAAGAGGGAGACCATCGCCGGTGTTTTCAATGTATTGACGATCGCATCAATGTCTGTCTGGGTACCGAACAAGACGTTGAACTTCAATGCTGCCGAGGCGAACAAGCCGACGAGGATCACGAGCCAGATCAGATGCTTGAGGCGGTTTTGCTTCATATTCGCCCGCAGCAAGGTCATAGTTTTAACACCGTTATGCATGAGAATCAGCCCCTTGTTTTTCATAGTAGCGCATGAACAGGTCCTCCAACGTTGGCGGCGTGGCCGTTAGATTAAGGATCTGCTTTTCCGCCAAGAAAGCCATGATCGCGGTCAGCTGCTCCCGATCCACCGACAAGGTCGCTTCTTTATGTTCCGTATCTGAAAAATGGCTTTTGTGGACACCGGCGACATGCTCGATCCCGTCGAGAGCAGATGCCGTCTCGACCTTGAGTTCCATACGGGTCAAATGGCGCATCGACGCTAAATCGCCTGTCTCGATGATCGTCCCTTCACGAATGATTGCGATCCGATCACACATCTTCTCGACTTCCGATAAAATATGACTGGAAAGTAAGATGCTCTTTCCTGCTTCTTTCAATGCCAGCACTTCTTCTTGAAATGTTTTCTCATTCAAGGGATCTAATCCAGACGTGGGTTCGTCAAAGATGTACAGGGACGCCTCCTGTGACAATGCCGCCACCAACGCGATCTTTTGCCGGTTTCCCTTTGAATAGGTACGGGCTTTTTTCTTCGGGTCGAGTTGAAACTTCTCGATCAGCGCCTCTGTTTTTTCGGTGCGGGTTTGATTATTCAGACGCAACAGCAGATCAATGATCTCGCCGCCTGTTAAATTCGGCCATAGAAAAACATCCCCTGGGACATAGGAAATATCTTTATGGATCTGTGTATCCTCTTTCCACACATCTTTTCCGAAGATCGTTGCTTCCCCGCCCGTTCGCTTCAACATGCCTAACAGGATTCGGATCGTCGTCGATTTGCCGGCACCATTAGGTCCGATGAAGCCAACGACCTCTCCTTTGTTCACCGTAAAAGTCACGTCCTTTAATGCCTGAAATTTGCCGAAACGCTTTTCTACCTTTGTTAATACTACGACTGGTTCGCCCATCCTGCTCACTCCTATTTCTTCTGTTTGACAGTGCATCATACCTTATACCGAGAGAATACGCTCTTTTGACTCGCGAGTCAATGACTATGCAGTCAATCCAGAAAGAAACCACTCACTCCCCCTCCGTTCCCTTATTTCTCGAATTTTCAATCAAAATAAAGTATCATAGAGAAAACTTTCGTAAGGAGTCGCTAATGACTATTCTAAAGAAACTTTCCCCTTTGTTTTTGATCCTTGCGGTCGTCGGGGATTTTTCGCTGCCTTATTATTTAGGCAGATTCTATCCGGGATTTGACCAGATGACCATGATCATCAGCCAACTGGGAGAGCCGATCAGCCCCGTGCAATCGTATTTTGATCATGGGTCAGTGGTCACAGGGACACTGTTCATATTGTCGAGCGTTGGCGTCTATGCCTTCTTTCGTTCTGAATCGAAGCAATTGGCACAGATATTAGCTGGTGCCATCGCCTTTTACGGCTTTGGTGATTGCCTCTTGACTGGCCTGGTGCATATCAGTGAATCCGCCAGCTTCTTCAGCCCTGCCTATTTTCTCCATGCCGCCTTTTCCGGCTTAGCGATGGTGGCCATGATGTTTGTGCCGTTGTTGTTGGCCTATCAAGCAAGTGTGAAGCGTCAAAGGGCCGTTTCTCTCTTTTATTCCGTGTGTCTGATTGGCTCGATCGTGGCGCTGATCTTGTTCGCCGCCTACTATTTGCCACTGATCGGCAGCCTGCTCGCCACCACTCGCGGCTTTTGGCAGCGCCTGTCGCTGTTTTTCCTCTATCTTCCAGCACTCAGTATCGCCTTTAGACAATTAAAAAGGATGCCGCATTAGCAGCATTCTTTTTGCTATCTTAATTTTTTTATCCCGATCTGTGCCGCGCCGATCGCTCCGGCAAATTGAGACAATGGGTCTCTTTTCACCGGTGCCGCCACATACTGCTCTAAGACCGTCACAAAGGTCGCGCTTTTTGATAGACCGCCTGTGAAGAGGACCTCCTCCCCACGAGTCGGCCGTAATTTCGAGTATTGGCTGCTGATCCTCTGTGCGATGGAATGCAGTACCCCTAGCGCAATATCTTCACGGGCTTCGCCTTTTGAAATTAAGCTGATGACCTCTGATTCCGCGAAGACCGTACACATACTATTGATAGTGACTGGTTCGGCCTCTTGAACAAAGCGGTCCAGGTCTGCGATGTCTTCTCCCAGTGTTCGCATCATGACCTCAACGAAGCGCCCTGTCCCTGCGGCGCAGCGATCGTTCATACTGAATTCGATCACGTTGC
It encodes the following:
- a CDS encoding DUF998 domain-containing protein, with translation MTILKKLSPLFLILAVVGDFSLPYYLGRFYPGFDQMTMIISQLGEPISPVQSYFDHGSVVTGTLFILSSVGVYAFFRSESKQLAQILAGAIAFYGFGDCLLTGLVHISESASFFSPAYFLHAAFSGLAMVAMMFVPLLLAYQASVKRQRAVSLFYSVCLIGSIVALILFAAYYLPLIGSLLATTRGFWQRLSLFFLYLPALSIAFRQLKRMPH
- a CDS encoding ABC transporter permease, translating into MHNGVKTMTLLRANMKQNRLKHLIWLVILVGLFASAALKFNVLFGTQTDIDAIVNTLKTPAMVSLFGEFSATKPYTTANVFASEMLVFMGMFMVFMTISLAISNTRAEEDSGLLEMVRSRTVGRLAPIYATVWEILLINGLMGILYTGSLIAADLNGATLEGDLLMGASLASIGIMFGFISLLMAQLANDSRSASFMSYGLYGFFYLLRMMTDVTNPDWTWLSPVGWIQKTAIYSENHWLPVILTLAFGVICLALAIKLVESRDIGSGILAARDGKATAGRLLSSPLGLILAVERNSILGWIFGGFVLGAAYGSIFRTIGDIIGSNPTYRKILGVTQINEANRELILNYLNMLGLFFVAIAAISGLLIVFRLKSDEKKGYLDILHSKSVSKTRLALSYFGVGTVVSILVFTGTLAGAFFIGNSTLDDPLATAYFWQTMLGFLPATLFFVGIGSFFAGALPKWTSVLWLYLGASVLVKMFGPLLNLSEDTGNLSPLGWVGKVPAEKADLKIMVFLLAAFLVLTILGTIGYNKRDLE
- a CDS encoding acyl-CoA dehydratase activase; translation: MYTIGLDSGSTTTKGVLFCDEEMIDKYLIPTAGNPKGAMTAVVDYFKKSYVLHELKLVTTGYGRKLLPADLVITEITCHGKGADYLSPGVKQVIDIGGQDCKTIQLNGKGNVIEFSMNDRCAAGTGRFVEVMMRTLGEDIADLDRFVQEAEPVTINSMCTVFAESEVISLISKGEAREDIALGVLHSIAQRISSQYSKLRPTRGEEVLFTGGLSKSATFVTVLEQYVAAPVKRDPLSQFAGAIGAAQIGIKKLR
- a CDS encoding ABC transporter ATP-binding protein, with the translated sequence MGEPVVVLTKVEKRFGKFQALKDVTFTVNKGEVVGFIGPNGAGKSTTIRILLGMLKRTGGEATIFGKDVWKEDTQIHKDISYVPGDVFLWPNLTGGEIIDLLLRLNNQTRTEKTEALIEKFQLDPKKKARTYSKGNRQKIALVAALSQEASLYIFDEPTSGLDPLNEKTFQEEVLALKEAGKSILLSSHILSEVEKMCDRIAIIREGTIIETGDLASMRHLTRMELKVETASALDGIEHVAGVHKSHFSDTEHKEATLSVDREQLTAIMAFLAEKQILNLTATPPTLEDLFMRYYEKQGADSHA